Proteins encoded within one genomic window of Candidatus Binatia bacterium:
- a CDS encoding adenine permease, which produces MWPRIDLRRRGTTLSREVVAGATTFATMSYIVAVQPTVLSEAGMDFGAVLVATCVGSAIATLLMAVLANYPIALAPAMGHNFYFVFGLCAAGIPWAVALGANFLAGVLFLLLTLVGIRERIVDALPSSLQHAIGAGIGLLVAFVGLQWGGIVQPHPSTLVTLGPVREGPVLLALAGIAFLFGLQALRVRGAVLWTMATVASAGTLLGYFRFEGFLAPPPSLRPTFLALDVRGALDPRFLEPVFVFFLLALFDTVGTLVGVASRAGLLVDGRLPRARRALLADSLGIVQGTLLGTSTITCYVESAAGVAEGGRTGVANVVTALLFFSALFLYPVVQAVSRPVPVGGLSVYPVLAPPLVLVGAYMLASAARIDWNDAVEALPAFACVVTMPFTFSIADGIGAGILARVILSALTRRTRELHPFLLLAAALFLVRFLSG; this is translated from the coding sequence ATGTGGCCGCGCATCGATCTCCGGCGCCGCGGTACGACGCTCTCCCGGGAGGTCGTGGCCGGGGCCACGACGTTCGCGACGATGTCCTACATCGTCGCGGTCCAGCCTACCGTTCTCTCGGAGGCGGGGATGGACTTCGGCGCCGTGCTGGTGGCGACGTGCGTCGGCAGCGCGATCGCGACCCTTCTCATGGCGGTGCTCGCCAACTACCCGATCGCCCTCGCCCCGGCCATGGGGCACAACTTCTATTTCGTTTTCGGTCTTTGCGCCGCCGGGATCCCCTGGGCGGTGGCGCTCGGGGCGAACTTCCTCGCCGGCGTCCTTTTCCTCCTGCTCACCCTCGTGGGAATCCGCGAGCGCATCGTCGACGCGCTCCCGTCTTCTCTCCAGCACGCGATCGGCGCGGGGATCGGCCTCCTCGTCGCTTTCGTGGGTCTCCAGTGGGGAGGGATCGTCCAGCCTCACCCCTCGACCCTCGTCACCCTCGGGCCCGTCCGAGAAGGCCCCGTCCTTCTGGCTCTCGCCGGAATCGCTTTTCTGTTCGGGCTCCAGGCGCTGCGGGTCCGCGGCGCCGTGCTCTGGACCATGGCTACCGTGGCTTCGGCCGGCACCCTCCTCGGTTACTTCCGGTTCGAGGGTTTTCTCGCACCGCCTCCCTCGCTCCGCCCCACGTTCCTCGCGCTCGACGTTCGGGGGGCCCTGGACCCCCGCTTTCTCGAGCCCGTGTTCGTCTTTTTCCTCCTGGCCCTTTTCGACACGGTCGGCACGCTCGTCGGGGTCGCGAGCCGGGCCGGGCTGCTCGTGGACGGCCGGCTCCCGCGGGCACGTCGGGCCCTTCTCGCCGACTCTCTCGGGATCGTGCAGGGCACCCTGCTCGGGACCTCGACGATCACCTGCTACGTGGAAAGTGCGGCCGGCGTCGCCGAGGGCGGCAGAACGGGGGTGGCGAACGTCGTCACGGCCCTTCTCTTCTTTTCGGCCCTCTTCCTCTACCCGGTCGTCCAGGCAGTGAGCCGTCCCGTGCCGGTCGGCGGCCTTTCCGTCTACCCCGTCCTCGCACCGCCGCTCGTCCTGGTGGGTGCTTACATGCTCGCCTCGGCGGCGCGAATCGACTGGAACGACGCCGTCGAGGCGCTCCCGGCCTTCGCGTGCGTCGTGACGATGCCCTTCACGTTCAGCATCGCCGACGGGATCGGCGCGGGCATCCTCGCCCGCGTGATCCTCTCGGCACTGACCCGACGCACGCGCGAGCTCCACCCTTTTCTCCTCCTGGCCGCCGCGCTTTTTCTCGTGCGCTTTCTCTCCGGTTGA
- a CDS encoding putative pterin-4-alpha-carbinolamine dehydratase — translation MARPQKLADEEIRRRLAELRGWELREGKLFREFRFSDFVQAFSFLAAAALVAEKLDHHPEWSNVYRTVRVFLSTHDAGGVTELDFQLAATMNELAARWGL, via the coding sequence ATGGCGCGACCGCAAAAGCTCGCAGACGAGGAAATCCGCCGCCGCCTCGCGGAGCTGCGGGGTTGGGAGCTCAGGGAAGGAAAGCTCTTTCGCGAGTTCCGATTCTCCGATTTCGTCCAGGCGTTCTCCTTCCTCGCGGCTGCGGCGCTGGTGGCGGAGAAGCTCGACCATCATCCCGAGTGGTCCAACGTCTACCGGACGGTCCGGGTCTTCCTTTCCACCCACGATGCCGGGGGCGTGACGGAGCTCGACTTCCAGCTCGCCGCGACGATGAACGAGCTGGCGGCCCGGTGGGGTCTCTAG
- the ilvE gene encoding branched chain amino acid aminotransferase, with protein sequence MEKTEKIWLDGKFVDWERAQIHVLTHTLHYGLGVFEGIRCYEGHDGKAGIFRLKEHIERLVDSAHIVGMKLPYDAAELSAACVETVRVNGLKSCYIRPIAFLGDGEMGLAADNPVRVAVAAWPWGSYLGEEGVARGIRAKTASFQRFSPNSLMTKAKVCGHYVNSILATKEVRRSGYDEALLLDSDGYVSEGSGENIFVVRRGVVRTPPLTSALPGITRDTVMVLLRELGVPLEEKNITRDELYVADEVFMTGTAAEVTPIREVDDRQVGSGKPGPVTQKLQRMYRDVTTRRLDLDKDWVTVVPD encoded by the coding sequence GTGGAGAAGACGGAAAAAATCTGGCTCGACGGGAAGTTCGTGGACTGGGAGCGGGCGCAAATCCACGTTCTCACGCACACCCTCCACTACGGCCTCGGGGTGTTCGAAGGGATCCGCTGTTACGAGGGACACGACGGCAAGGCCGGGATTTTCCGCCTGAAGGAACACATCGAGCGGCTCGTCGATTCCGCCCACATCGTCGGAATGAAGCTGCCCTACGACGCGGCCGAGCTCTCGGCCGCCTGCGTGGAAACGGTGCGGGTGAACGGTCTCAAGTCCTGCTACATCCGGCCCATTGCTTTTCTCGGGGACGGCGAGATGGGTCTCGCCGCCGACAACCCGGTGAGGGTGGCCGTGGCAGCGTGGCCCTGGGGGTCGTACCTCGGCGAGGAGGGCGTGGCGAGGGGGATTCGAGCCAAGACGGCGTCGTTCCAGAGGTTTTCGCCGAATTCGCTCATGACGAAAGCCAAGGTTTGCGGCCATTACGTGAACTCGATCCTGGCCACGAAAGAAGTCCGGCGATCGGGTTACGACGAAGCGCTCCTCCTCGATTCCGACGGTTACGTCTCCGAGGGCAGCGGGGAGAACATTTTCGTCGTCCGCAGGGGCGTGGTACGGACGCCGCCCCTCACCTCGGCTCTGCCAGGAATCACGCGCGATACCGTGATGGTCCTCCTGCGCGAGCTCGGGGTCCCGCTCGAGGAAAAGAACATCACCCGCGACGAGCTCTACGTGGCCGACGAGGTGTTCATGACGGGGACCGCCGCGGAGGTGACGCCCATCCGTGAAGTCGACGACCGGCAGGTGGGGAGCGGGAAGCCCGGCCCCGTGACGCAGAAGCTTCAGAGGATGTACCGGGACGTCACGACGAGGCGGCTCGACCTCGACAAGGACTGGGTCACAGTCGTTCCGGACTAG
- a CDS encoding Rossman fold protein, TIGR00730 family produces the protein MKTPSTEGTTARRRVHPPEESYGLEIRRTVQKLLADRPPLGDLKIINTTLKEMRAALRVFGRYRHVRKVSVFGSARTQPGDPVFRLAEEFARRMADEGYMIITGAGPGIMEACQRGAGRERSFGVNIRLPHEQRPNQVIAGDEKLLTFKYFFTRKLFFIKEAHAVTLFPGGFGTHDEGFEALTLLQTGKAHPMPVVFLDRKNGTYWKTWERYVIDHLLRQHMIAEEDLALFLVTQDVERAVEEITRFYRVYHSSRYVHDLYVIRLNRPLSPRAVEKLNREFGDIVVEGKIELREAFPEEAHDAAPKDLPRLAFRFDRIHFGRLRMLIDRVNELGAN, from the coding sequence ATGAAAACTCCGTCCACCGAGGGAACGACCGCGCGACGCCGGGTCCATCCGCCCGAAGAAAGCTACGGGCTCGAAATCCGGAGAACGGTGCAGAAGCTTCTGGCCGATCGGCCACCGCTCGGCGACCTGAAGATCATCAACACGACGCTCAAGGAAATGCGGGCGGCCCTCAGGGTGTTCGGCCGCTACCGGCACGTGCGGAAGGTGAGCGTGTTCGGGTCGGCCCGAACGCAACCGGGAGACCCCGTTTTCCGCCTCGCCGAAGAGTTCGCGCGGCGGATGGCCGACGAAGGCTACATGATCATCACGGGAGCCGGCCCGGGAATCATGGAGGCCTGCCAGCGCGGTGCCGGTCGCGAGCGGAGTTTCGGCGTCAACATCCGACTGCCGCACGAGCAGCGTCCGAACCAGGTCATCGCCGGCGACGAGAAGCTCCTCACGTTCAAGTACTTTTTCACGAGGAAGCTCTTCTTCATCAAAGAGGCCCACGCCGTCACGCTTTTTCCCGGCGGTTTCGGCACGCACGACGAGGGCTTCGAAGCCCTTACCCTCCTGCAGACGGGCAAGGCTCACCCGATGCCCGTCGTGTTCCTCGACCGGAAAAACGGGACCTACTGGAAGACCTGGGAACGGTACGTCATCGATCACCTGCTGCGGCAGCACATGATCGCCGAGGAAGATCTGGCGCTCTTTCTCGTCACGCAAGACGTCGAGCGTGCCGTGGAGGAAATCACCCGCTTCTACCGGGTCTACCACTCCTCGCGCTACGTCCACGACCTCTACGTCATCCGGCTCAACCGGCCCCTGTCGCCCCGAGCCGTCGAGAAGCTCAACCGCGAGTTCGGCGACATCGTCGTCGAAGGCAAGATCGAGCTCCGCGAAGCTTTTCCCGAAGAAGCGCACGATGCCGCCCCGAAAGATCTTCCCCGCCTGGCTTTCCGGTTCGACCGCATCCACTTCGGGAGGCTCCGCATGCTGATCGACCGGGTCAACGAGCTCGGCGCGAACTGA
- the cobB gene encoding NAD-dependent protein deacetylase, whose amino-acid sequence MVADPFDRAVRLLARARSCVALTGAGASTESGIPDFRSPGGVWERFRPVTYQEFLASEEARREHWRYKAATVPEMLRARPNPAHEALATLEREGRLLAVLTQNIDGLHQKAGSRRVVELHGTNRETECVRCRRRDPIEDALRRWERENEVPTCLSCGGWLKPATISFGQALRPEVLDEAVRLAREADCFLAVGSSLLVQPAASLPLLAKEAGASLVIVNLTETPVDPVADVVLRGRVGEIVPRLVARALAEARVSEEREPE is encoded by the coding sequence GTGGTCGCGGACCCGTTCGACCGGGCCGTCCGCTTGCTGGCCCGTGCTCGTTCCTGCGTCGCGCTGACCGGAGCCGGCGCGAGCACGGAGTCGGGCATTCCCGACTTTCGAAGTCCCGGTGGGGTGTGGGAGCGATTCCGACCCGTCACGTACCAGGAGTTTCTGGCGAGCGAGGAGGCGCGCAGGGAGCACTGGCGTTACAAGGCTGCGACCGTGCCGGAGATGTTGCGCGCCCGGCCCAACCCGGCCCACGAGGCGCTGGCGACCCTGGAAAGAGAAGGCCGCCTTCTCGCCGTGCTCACCCAGAACATCGACGGCCTCCACCAGAAAGCCGGAAGCCGGCGTGTCGTCGAGCTCCACGGCACGAACCGGGAGACGGAGTGCGTCCGCTGCCGCCGCAGGGACCCGATCGAGGACGCCTTGCGCCGCTGGGAGCGAGAAAACGAGGTCCCCACGTGCCTTTCCTGCGGTGGGTGGCTCAAGCCCGCCACGATTTCTTTCGGGCAGGCCCTTCGTCCCGAGGTTCTCGACGAGGCCGTTCGACTCGCGCGGGAAGCGGACTGTTTTCTGGCCGTGGGCTCTTCGCTGCTCGTCCAGCCCGCCGCGAGCCTGCCCCTCCTCGCGAAGGAAGCCGGTGCGAGCCTCGTGATCGTGAATCTCACGGAGACGCCGGTCGACCCCGTGGCCGACGTGGTCCTGCGCGGGCGCGTGGGAGAGATCGTTCCGCGCCTGGTCGCTCGCGCCCTGGCGGAAGCTCGGGTGTCAGAGGAACGGGAGCCCGAGTAA
- a CDS encoding membrane protein: MQRSTAVNVFLAFLLGGVFLYLAARNVAWTDLVAAFGRFDARWLLPAVLVSLAIMVLRAWRWQLELLPLERIPLARLWVVCAVAYTAINLLPARLGEVVRPWLLSRRSGIRFSSVVGNLIVEKTMDSIVIAFYVLLGLLVTENLPTWVRRGAVFPAVGAALLAAVTALLWWRGEPFVRRRVVGFLPERFGEGILRVTRSLLAGMSVLPDPKLLSGVAVISVVLWFLPILSSYIVILAFDFRVPFQAALLVFIFIGFGTALPQAPGMVGLYQYACVLALGLFGVPQADALAYGLVLNALQLFTIVAQGLVALPFAGVKLEDLLRRPAASPVGQDA, translated from the coding sequence ATGCAGAGGAGCACCGCCGTCAACGTCTTCCTCGCGTTTTTGCTCGGCGGTGTTTTTCTCTACCTCGCGGCGAGAAACGTGGCGTGGACGGACCTCGTGGCGGCTTTCGGCCGCTTCGACGCGCGGTGGCTTCTGCCGGCGGTGCTCGTGAGCCTCGCCATCATGGTGCTCCGGGCCTGGCGCTGGCAGCTCGAGCTCCTTCCGCTCGAACGCATCCCCCTCGCGCGCCTCTGGGTCGTGTGCGCCGTGGCCTACACGGCCATCAACCTGCTCCCGGCCCGCCTCGGCGAGGTCGTCCGCCCCTGGCTTCTCTCCCGGCGCTCCGGAATCCGGTTCTCGAGCGTGGTGGGCAACCTCATCGTCGAGAAAACGATGGACTCGATCGTCATCGCTTTCTACGTACTCCTGGGCCTTCTCGTCACCGAGAACCTGCCGACGTGGGTCCGGCGCGGTGCCGTCTTTCCCGCCGTCGGAGCCGCTCTTCTCGCTGCCGTGACGGCCCTTCTCTGGTGGCGGGGAGAGCCTTTCGTTCGGCGCCGGGTCGTGGGCTTTCTGCCGGAGCGTTTCGGCGAAGGCATCCTGCGCGTCACGCGGTCGCTTCTCGCCGGGATGAGCGTTCTACCGGACCCGAAGCTCCTTTCCGGGGTCGCCGTGATTTCCGTCGTGCTCTGGTTTCTCCCCATCCTCTCGAGCTACATCGTGATCCTGGCTTTCGATTTTCGCGTGCCTTTCCAGGCCGCGCTCCTGGTCTTCATTTTCATCGGCTTCGGCACGGCTCTGCCCCAGGCGCCGGGGATGGTAGGCCTCTACCAGTACGCGTGCGTTCTCGCGCTCGGCCTTTTCGGTGTGCCCCAGGCCGACGCTCTCGCCTACGGCCTGGTCCTCAACGCCCTCCAGCTCTTCACGATCGTCGCGCAGGGCCTCGTGGCGCTTCCCTTCGCGGGCGTGAAGCTCGAAGATCTCCTACGCCGCCCGGCGGCGAGTCCGGTCGGGCAGGACGCGTAG
- a CDS encoding thioredoxin domain-containing protein yields the protein MTARTNRLAKETSPYLRQHQYNPVDWYPWGEEAFARARRENKPILLSIGYSACHWCHVMEKECFENEEIARKMNELFVNVKVDREERPDIDHIYMTAVQMLTGRGGWPLTVFLRPDGTPFYGGTYFPPVDRYGMPGFPRVLDAVARAWKERPDDVEKTAQKILEALRKSEAFSPTDATLDPGAPVGAAEALARAYDERYGGLGQAPKFPNVPALELFLRAYDATRDAAHLRRVTHTLRCMARGGIYDQLGGGFHRYSVDERWLVPHFEKMLYDNAQLAPLYLEAHLCEPDQEFVRVARETLDYLLREMRHPEGGFFSTQDADSEGEEGKFFVWTADEIREVVGADADVVCRYFGVTEVGNFEGKNVLHVSVDLPTLAKLFGLTTEEAAAKVERGRRLLFEARERRVKPERDDKVLTAWNGLAISAFARAASILGDERYLEAARSAHSFVRRHLWEAGELRSVYRDGVVKGTAHLDDHAFLGAACLDLHEATGENAYLEDALELGRRLLAEFYDREKGGFYFTSEKHERLILRSKAPHDGATPSGNSMAARTCLRLYHLVGEPEFLEACERTLRLYYPHMVAQPFAFAHMLGTLDMFLRQPKEIVVVGNRRDPATQEILRKLRTRFDPNRILRLVEPGEALPPLLEGKGQVDGKPTVYVCHRGACSPPATEWDSVRGILDSLR from the coding sequence ATGACCGCCCGAACGAACCGTCTTGCCAAGGAAACGAGCCCTTACCTTCGGCAGCACCAGTACAACCCCGTCGACTGGTATCCGTGGGGAGAAGAAGCTTTTGCACGGGCCAGGCGCGAAAACAAGCCGATTCTCCTGAGCATCGGCTACTCGGCCTGCCACTGGTGCCACGTCATGGAAAAGGAGTGCTTCGAGAACGAGGAAATCGCACGGAAGATGAACGAGCTCTTCGTGAACGTGAAAGTCGACAGGGAAGAGCGCCCGGACATCGACCACATTTACATGACGGCCGTGCAGATGCTCACCGGCCGGGGAGGCTGGCCTCTCACGGTCTTTCTCCGCCCGGACGGGACACCCTTTTACGGCGGCACCTACTTTCCGCCGGTCGACCGATACGGGATGCCGGGGTTCCCTCGTGTGCTCGACGCCGTCGCGCGTGCCTGGAAGGAGCGCCCCGACGACGTCGAAAAGACGGCGCAGAAGATTCTCGAAGCGCTCCGCAAGTCGGAAGCTTTTTCGCCGACCGACGCGACCCTCGACCCGGGCGCTCCCGTGGGCGCCGCGGAGGCTCTCGCCCGCGCTTACGACGAACGCTACGGCGGGCTCGGCCAGGCTCCCAAGTTCCCGAACGTGCCCGCGCTCGAGCTTTTCCTGCGCGCCTACGACGCGACGCGGGACGCCGCCCACCTCCGGCGCGTGACGCACACCCTGCGCTGCATGGCTCGGGGCGGTATCTACGACCAGCTCGGCGGAGGTTTCCACCGCTATTCCGTCGACGAGCGCTGGCTCGTGCCCCACTTCGAAAAAATGCTCTACGACAACGCGCAGCTCGCGCCGCTCTACCTCGAAGCCCACCTCTGCGAGCCCGACCAGGAGTTCGTACGCGTCGCCCGCGAGACGCTCGACTACCTCCTGCGGGAGATGCGCCATCCCGAGGGTGGGTTTTTCTCCACGCAGGACGCCGACAGCGAGGGCGAAGAGGGAAAGTTCTTCGTCTGGACCGCCGACGAAATTCGCGAGGTCGTGGGCGCGGACGCGGACGTCGTGTGCCGCTACTTCGGCGTCACGGAAGTCGGAAACTTCGAGGGCAAGAACGTTCTCCACGTGAGCGTCGACCTCCCGACGCTCGCGAAGCTCTTCGGGCTCACGACCGAAGAAGCGGCGGCCAAGGTGGAAAGGGGCCGGCGCCTCCTCTTCGAGGCGCGGGAGCGACGGGTAAAACCGGAGCGCGACGACAAGGTCTTGACGGCGTGGAACGGTCTTGCCATCTCGGCTTTCGCACGGGCGGCGAGCATCCTCGGCGACGAGCGTTACCTCGAAGCCGCCCGCTCCGCCCACTCCTTCGTGCGCCGACACCTCTGGGAGGCCGGCGAGCTTCGCAGCGTCTACCGGGACGGCGTCGTGAAGGGCACGGCGCACCTCGACGACCACGCGTTTTTGGGAGCTGCGTGCCTCGACCTCCACGAAGCCACGGGCGAAAACGCGTACCTCGAAGACGCGCTCGAACTCGGCCGGCGTCTTCTCGCGGAATTCTACGACCGGGAAAAGGGGGGCTTCTACTTCACGAGCGAAAAGCACGAGCGGCTGATCCTGCGGTCGAAAGCACCGCACGACGGAGCGACGCCGTCGGGGAATTCGATGGCGGCCAGGACGTGCCTGCGGCTCTACCACCTCGTCGGCGAGCCCGAGTTCCTCGAAGCTTGCGAGCGGACGCTGCGGCTCTACTACCCGCACATGGTCGCGCAACCCTTCGCGTTCGCCCACATGCTCGGCACGCTCGACATGTTCCTGCGGCAGCCGAAGGAGATCGTCGTCGTCGGGAACCGCCGGGATCCCGCCACGCAGGAGATCCTCCGGAAGTTACGGACCCGATTCGACCCGAACCGCATCCTGCGTCTGGTCGAGCCGGGAGAAGCCCTTCCGCCGCTCCTCGAGGGCAAGGGCCAGGTGGACGGAAAGCCGACCGTGTACGTGTGCCACCGCGGAGCCTGCTCCCCTCCGGCGACGGAATGGGACTCGGTTCGTGGCATCCTGGATTCGCTACGATGA
- the purB gene encoding adenylosuccinate lyase, with protein MAENTGGEKTPIPDVLAERYASPAMLALWDPAGRVRLERQFWITVLRVQKELGLDVSDETIAAYERVADRVDLESIRRRELRLRHDLKARIEEFCALAGAEEIHKGLTSRDVTENVEQLQVLRSLRLLRTKSLAALHRLAEKAKETREIVVVGRTHNVPAQPTTLGKRLAMFGEEMLEAFRRFEALLREYPFRGIKGAVGTRADLVELLGSVEKAAELERRVAVRLGFPRLLSAVGQVYPRSLDFEVVSCLYGLVSGPSSFAETFRLMSGLGLVSEGSREGQVGSSAMPHKVNPRNCERIRALRVVLGGFLSMLGELAGTQWNEGDVSCSAVRRVALPGAMFACDGLLDTFLTVLREFEVHPDRAESEIEETLPWIASGAFLAVAVQRGAGREEAHRAIREHLLEHPREADLEGLVAALSGDRRLRLSAEDVRSVLGRVRGYVGAAREQVDDFVRRAEALVDTAPEARDYEPPEIL; from the coding sequence ATGGCCGAAAACACGGGCGGAGAGAAGACCCCGATCCCCGACGTTCTCGCCGAACGCTACGCGAGTCCGGCCATGCTCGCCCTCTGGGACCCTGCCGGCCGGGTTCGGCTCGAGCGGCAGTTCTGGATCACGGTCCTGCGAGTGCAAAAAGAGCTGGGCCTCGACGTGTCGGACGAAACGATCGCCGCCTACGAGCGGGTGGCGGATCGTGTGGACCTCGAGAGCATTCGCCGCAGGGAGCTCCGGCTCCGGCACGACCTCAAGGCACGGATCGAGGAGTTCTGCGCGCTTGCGGGTGCCGAGGAAATCCACAAAGGGCTCACGAGCCGGGACGTCACGGAAAACGTGGAACAGCTCCAGGTTCTGCGCTCGCTCCGCCTTCTCCGGACGAAGTCGCTGGCCGCGCTGCATCGTCTCGCGGAGAAAGCGAAGGAGACGCGCGAGATCGTGGTCGTCGGGCGGACGCACAACGTACCTGCCCAGCCGACCACCCTCGGGAAGAGACTCGCCATGTTCGGCGAGGAGATGCTCGAAGCCTTCCGGCGCTTCGAGGCGCTGCTTCGCGAGTACCCGTTTCGCGGGATCAAGGGAGCGGTCGGGACGAGGGCCGACCTCGTCGAGCTTCTCGGGAGCGTCGAGAAAGCCGCGGAGCTCGAGCGTCGGGTGGCGGTCCGCCTCGGTTTCCCCCGGCTTCTTTCCGCGGTGGGGCAAGTCTATCCGCGGAGTCTCGACTTCGAGGTCGTCTCGTGCCTCTACGGGCTCGTCTCGGGCCCTTCGAGCTTCGCCGAGACGTTCCGGCTCATGTCCGGTCTCGGTCTCGTCTCCGAAGGCTCGCGGGAGGGGCAGGTGGGCTCTTCGGCCATGCCGCACAAGGTCAATCCGAGGAACTGCGAGCGCATCCGGGCGCTGCGGGTCGTGCTCGGCGGGTTTCTCTCGATGCTCGGGGAACTTGCCGGTACGCAGTGGAACGAAGGGGACGTTTCGTGCTCCGCCGTACGGCGCGTGGCTCTGCCGGGGGCGATGTTCGCGTGCGACGGGCTTCTGGACACGTTTCTCACGGTGCTCCGCGAGTTCGAGGTCCATCCGGACCGGGCCGAGAGCGAAATCGAGGAGACGTTGCCCTGGATCGCGAGCGGTGCCTTTCTCGCGGTGGCGGTGCAGCGGGGCGCCGGACGCGAGGAAGCGCACCGCGCCATCCGCGAACATCTCCTCGAGCATCCCCGGGAGGCCGACCTGGAGGGCCTCGTCGCGGCGCTCTCGGGGGACCGGCGCCTGCGTCTTTCCGCGGAGGACGTTCGCTCGGTCCTGGGTCGTGTCCGCGGCTACGTCGGGGCGGCACGCGAACAGGTGGACGACTTCGTGCGCCGCGCAGAGGCGCTCGTCGACACCGCACCGGAAGCTCGGGACTACGAGCCTCCGGAAATTCTCTGA
- the adh gene encoding alcohol dehydrogenase translates to MRAMVLHAPAPVETEPLRLEERPTPEPGPREVLVAVEACGVCRTDLHVVEGDLPPRRDSVVPGHQIVGRVAKRGPEARRFAEGARVGVAWLRWTCGRCRYCASGRENLCPESRYTGYHEDGGYAEFAVVQEDYAYALPETLGAEEITPLLCAGIIGYRALKRAEIRPGEAVGFYGFGASAHIAIQVARHLGCRVYVVTRDPGHRELARKLGAVWTGGLEEKPPVRFSSAVLFAPAGNLVPAALEALEPGGTLSIAGIYLTPVPPLDYERHLFHERNVRSVTANTREDGSELLRLAAEIPIRPETVVFRLEDANRALRQLKTDGLRGAGVLVP, encoded by the coding sequence ATGCGAGCGATGGTCCTCCACGCACCCGCGCCGGTCGAAACGGAGCCGCTCCGGCTCGAGGAGCGACCGACGCCGGAACCCGGACCCCGGGAAGTCCTCGTCGCGGTCGAGGCTTGTGGCGTCTGCCGGACGGACCTCCACGTGGTGGAAGGAGATCTCCCTCCCCGGCGCGATTCCGTGGTTCCCGGACATCAGATCGTCGGCCGGGTGGCCAAAAGGGGTCCGGAGGCGCGCCGTTTCGCCGAGGGGGCCCGAGTGGGCGTGGCCTGGCTGCGCTGGACCTGCGGGAGGTGCCGTTACTGCGCGAGCGGGCGAGAAAACCTGTGTCCCGAGAGCCGGTACACCGGCTACCACGAAGACGGGGGATACGCCGAGTTCGCCGTGGTCCAGGAGGATTACGCTTACGCCCTGCCCGAGACACTCGGGGCCGAGGAAATCACGCCGCTTCTCTGCGCGGGAATCATCGGCTACCGCGCGCTCAAGCGCGCCGAGATCCGGCCCGGGGAAGCCGTCGGATTCTACGGGTTCGGGGCGTCGGCGCACATCGCGATCCAGGTCGCGCGTCACCTGGGATGCCGCGTGTACGTCGTGACTCGGGACCCCGGGCACCGGGAGCTCGCCCGAAAGCTGGGCGCCGTGTGGACCGGTGGTCTCGAGGAAAAGCCGCCCGTCCGGTTTTCGAGCGCGGTGTTGTTCGCACCGGCCGGTAACCTGGTGCCTGCCGCTCTCGAGGCGCTCGAGCCGGGTGGAACGCTCTCGATTGCGGGCATCTACCTCACGCCCGTCCCCCCGCTGGATTACGAGCGGCACCTCTTCCACGAAAGGAACGTACGGTCGGTGACGGCCAACACCCGCGAGGACGGGAGCGAGCTTTTGCGGCTCGCCGCCGAGATCCCCATCCGGCCGGAGACGGTCGTCTTCCGACTCGAAGACGCGAACCGCGCGCTCCGGCAGCTCAAAACCGACGGCCTCCGGGGCGCCGGGGTACTGGTCCCATGA